From Panthera tigris isolate Pti1 chromosome B4, P.tigris_Pti1_mat1.1, whole genome shotgun sequence:
TTCCCTAGTTGGTCCCGTGTGAGTCACCACATGTCACTCACCAGATGAAACTCAAAAGTGCAgagtttctgtcatttttcttaaaaatctcaaTACTAAACACACACAGTGCCTAGCACGTactaagtgctcaacaaatgtttaccgAATGAAGTGATTATTCCTCTATACTGTGTCCCATGCAGCACTGTTTACTCTCTATATATTGATTCACACTTAAGAGTTTAGTCTATGAATTGCATGGGACTCCAGCACTGAAAGGGATTCTAGACTTTGCTTGTTTATGCTGCATTTTAGATCCTTCCCCTGGATTTGCACTGACTGTCTTCTCTGGATTGTAAGCTACCTGACAACAGGGacaatgtctatttctttttggcCCTCCTAACACTCCACAGCCTTTAATACAGGGCTCTGTACATGTGGGTACTCACCTAAGTCTCAATGAACTGAATACTTGGGTAAGCTTTCCCTTCCATCCACCCAATAGAATAGGAGATCCTATAGTGGGGCTGGAAGTTATCCTCTTCTCCTTGGTCCCTATCCTTCATCCCAACATCTGAAAAGCGgtggccccagcccagcccttttATTACCCGCCCTTCTGCCATCCCTTGCGCTTCCTCCTTTCAGGGCTAGGTGCCAGGATGTGGAGCAAGTGACTCCATGTCCTGAGTGACACTCACTCTAGGATCTCGTTGTATTCAATTGTTTCCTCCAGGTTCTGAAGGTTGGGGTTGACACTGCGAATTGCACGCATGTATGCCTTTAGCAGCTGGATATCTCGCTTCTGTTGGAGGGAAGGAGAACCAGGGATGATGGTTAGGGCAGACAAGAGATGAAAGACAGAAGTTAGTCTGAGAATGAGGGCAACTGAGAGATCTGAGGAAAAACCAGACCTATACACTTCAGGAAGACAGGGATATGACTATCTCATTCACAGCTGTATCCGTAGTGCTTAGCTGAGTACCTTCTTAGAGAAGGCATTTGATGAATGTTAGGTGAATGAATGACATTGATGggatgaaagaaagggagacgAGCTCCAATCTGATTCCCTACCAAGCCAGAGGCAGAGTATCCACTCACCCAGGCACATAAGCACAGGCACCGAGCTGCAGGCTCACACTGGTGCTTCTCACCCATGGCTCtctgcacatacacacagacacacgcatgCAGTTACACATAGTCACACATCTGTTATATACACATGTCTGCATATTAAGGACAGGTTCTCCCCTATGTTCTCTGGGCCTTACCTGCTCCGCCAGCTGGTGTTTGTGCTCCGCTGAGGTCTTCTCCAGCTCTGCGATGCGTGTCTGTTGCTGCTGTACCACTGAGCGCAGGTGCTTAATGCAGTTGTGGTTTGGCAGCTCATCTTTGGGCATCTCCAGGCTGCCACCCAGGGTGggaaacaaacagaacagaaacgCTCAATGGGACATGTGGGCAAAGGCACAAAACTGCTGAGTGGGCTTTCTTCTACCCCAGATTTCTAACATTCAGGCCTCCCctcttatttattcctttcacTTCCTTCTCCACAGCTCCCCCCACATCCTTTTGCTATCTACTTTCTCTGGGCCTCTTTCCCTTTCTAAGACAGTGTTTTATCTACCACATggctctcctttccttctcactcaTTCCTTCTGAGAAGCCCTAGATTCACAGACCTGGCTATCAGCATGTAATCAACTATTTCACaccccaaagaaagaaaggaacagggcAAGAGGAAATATGAGAAGGCTGGAAATTAGAGCAGTCAATCTGACAAAGAGAAAGTAGTACTGGgctgaaaaggaagaataaaggaaatcaaTCCTTAGTGTTAGCACACAGATTGGGAACTGCTGCCTCGTTTCTTTTATTAAAGCAAGAGCAAAAAGATCATAGTTGAAAAAGCAGCACGAAGTGACATCTTGGGGTAGAGAGCCAGGGAGGCCAAGGACACTCCTTGTGTATGTACACAGGAAACTGCCTTAGCTGGTGAGCAAGGGATCTgggaaaaaggggtggggggagagggggagttATAAATGGGAAGGTCCTTATCTgtatggggcaggggaagggaagtaaTCTCACCCGCAGCCCTGTTCACAGGTCACAGGCCGTTTGGGGTTGTGCTCACAGTCGCTGAGGTGAGACATGAGGTTGTCAAGCCGGACAACAGCACTACAGCCAAATACAGCGTTGTCGCAGGCAATCTGCAGCTTTGACAACATGTTCCGCATGATCCGAGGTACTGGGCGCAGGTGGGCGACCGTCACAACGCTACGGTCCACCGGACATGTCTGCTGCTGAGAAAACCACTGGGTGATGCAGGCATTGCAGAAAGCATGCTCACAATGAGGTGCCTAGAAGGGAGAGCAGGGCAAAAGGGGCACAAGAGAATTAGCAGGAGCTAAGATCCTGAATATGATAACTCCGCAAAGCTACTCAAGCCTCTGAGCAGCTTCCAGGGCCAGAGGTCCCTGGGGGTCACAGGGAAGGACAGATGCACTATGGGCAAGACACTGTGTAGGGACAGGCTTCAGATAGGTTTCCTGTGCTCAAGATTCCAAACGAATTGTGACATAAGACAAACAAGTAAAAAGTTATGTAACGATAAGAGGTATAAATAATATTCCAGGACAATAGGAGAGATGACACAAGGCAGTCGATTATTAATTGCCAACTGGATTGCATACACAATAACTGCCAAAGAAATCCAAAGGAGGGTGAGATCTTTCTAGGCTAGGTCAATCAGGGCACGTATTTATTATGGAGGACATAATTTGACATGGGTCTTAAAGGATGAGTAGAGAGGACACAGGGAAGAGATTTACTGGCAAAAATGCaatataagaaagcaaaaaaaacaagCACCTTGAACTCCTGGTGAGAAGTTAAGAGTCCTCTCTGTGTGGGCCCAGGTTCCTATTTTATGAGGGCTGACCTGAGGCATTGCCTTGAATCCCAATGGTGAGGCCTATCCTCCCAAACAGAGCCATTTTCTCATAGAgtcacattcttttcaatttcaTAAAGATCGTATTTCAGCTTACTTCTTTGATAAATCAGATAACCTCTAAAGTTTAATCCCTCAAAGTGAGAGGATTCCCTGGCCTCTGGCATGGGACAAACACAGTAGGCATTTAGTAGTCGTTGATGAACGAATGGTGTGCTATTTCCCAAACACTCTGCTAGGTGCTTACAATACAAGACAGGTTCTGCCTCCAAGGTGCACACAGGCACCAAAGACCAAAACAAAGAAAGGCTTCGTAAC
This genomic window contains:
- the RNF41 gene encoding E3 ubiquitin-protein ligase NRDP1, whose amino-acid sequence is MGYDVTRFQGDVDEDLICPICSGVLEEPVQAPHCEHAFCNACITQWFSQQQTCPVDRSVVTVAHLRPVPRIMRNMLSKLQIACDNAVFGCSAVVRLDNLMSHLSDCEHNPKRPVTCEQGCGLEMPKDELPNHNCIKHLRSVVQQQQTRIAELEKTSAEHKHQLAEQKRDIQLLKAYMRAIRSVNPNLQNLEETIEYNEILEWVNSLQPARVTRWGGMISTPDAVLQAVIKRSLVESGCPASIVNELIENAHERSWPQGLATLETRQMNRRYYENYVAKRIPGKQAVVVMACENQHMGDDMVQEPGLVMIFAHGVEEI